In the genome of Deinococcus deserti VCD115, one region contains:
- the rpsP gene encoding 30S ribosomal protein S16 — translation MVKIRLSRFGSTHNPHYRIVVTDARRPRDGGYIENLGHYDPRKTTETYLKVNTERAAYWLAQGAQPTQTARRLLKAQGVKVA, via the coding sequence ATGGTTAAGATTCGCCTTTCCCGCTTTGGTTCCACCCATAACCCCCACTACCGCATTGTGGTGACCGATGCCCGTCGTCCCCGTGACGGTGGATACATCGAAAACCTGGGTCACTACGACCCACGCAAGACCACCGAGACCTACCTGAAGGTCAACACCGAGCGCGCCGCTTACTGGCTCGCCCAGGGCGCCCAGCCCACCCAGACTGCCCGCCGCCTGCTCAAGGCGCAGGGCGTCAAGGTCGCCTGA